One Actinomycetospora corticicola genomic window, CGCACGTGGTACTCGAGGTCGAGGTCCTCGTCGGGCTCCCATGCCCACTGGCCGAGGGTGCCGACCGTGCGCACCGCGCGGCGCGCGAACAGGGGCGCCACCGTGCGGTCGGAGACCAGTCGGCGGTGCAGGTCGCTGAGGAAGTCCGGCCCGGCGTCCTCGGGCCGGTCGAACAGCAGCAGGGACCCCACGTGGGTCGGGTGCTCCCGGGACTCGGCCAGCAGGAACATCGAGTCCCGGAACGACATGACACCCATGCGAAACCATCCTCACGCCGCGGCCCCTGTGCAGCGAAGGACGTCCCGCACGCGCCGGGGATGACGTCGACCTCACCGCGATCTTGGTGATGCCCGTCTCAGGTGTCCGTGAAACGGGCCAGGGCCGCATCGAGCTCGTCGAGCGAGCCCACCTCGACCCCGCCGCTGTGCCGCACCACGGCCCCGATCATGAGGTTGTAGCGCAGGCCCTCCTCGCCGCCCTGGCGCAGGTCGTTGCGGTAGGCGATCACCGGCCTGCCGTGCGCCGCGGCCCACGCCACCTCGATCACCGTCCCGTTGTCCGGCGGCTCCTGGTCCAGACAGGCGATCACGAGGTCCGACCGGTCCGCGATCGACGCGAGGTGCACGTCCCCGAGCGCGAGCCAGGGGTCGTCCCCGCTCGGCAGCTCGACGGCCCACGGGTCGATCACGTCGACGTGCCGCGTGATCACGGGCAGCAGCCGCTCGGTGTAGAAGAGCCTCGTGGACTCGGCGAACCCGTAGGGGCTGGCGACGTAGGCGATCACGCCCCCACGCTGGCAGGAAAGCGTCGTTGCTGTCGTCCGGTGGCAGGAAGACCACATCGTCGGAGGAGACCTCGTGCGCGTGGTGATCACCGGGGCCGGTGGGTTCGTCGGCCGTCACGTCGCGCACGCCTTCCGGACGGCGGGTCATGCGGTCTCCGCGCTCACCCGCGCGGCTCTCGACGTGACCGACCCCGTGGCCGTCGGGCGGGCGGTCGCCGGGGCCGACGCCGTCTGCCACCTCGCCGCCCGGGTGCGGGTCCGCGAGTCGCGGGAGGACCCGGCCGGCTACTGGCGGACCAACCTCGACGGGACGCGCGCGGTGCTGGCGGCGTGCCCGGCGACCGCGCGGGTCGTGCTGGCCTCGACGGCCGCGGTGTACGCGACGTCCGACGCGCCCGTCGCCGCGGACGCCCCGCTCGACCCGACCAGCCCCTACGCCGCGAGCAAGCTCGCCGCGGACCTCCTCGCGCGCGACCTCGCCGGGGCGGGAGGACCCGGCGTCGTGAGCCTCCGCGCCTTCAACGTGGCCGGGCCCGGTGACACCGACCCGTCCCGCGTGCTCCCGGCGCTCCTGTCCGGGCGCCCGTTCACGGTGAACGGCGACGGCTCGGCCGTGCGCGACTACCTGCACGTGGCCGACCTGGCCGACGCCTTCGTGGCGGCGGTCGACGCGGCCGAGCCGGGGACGTGGCGCGCGTACCCGGTCGGCTCCGGGCGGGGGACCTCGGTGGCGGAGCTCGTGGACGTGGTCGGGCACGTGACCGGGCGGGTCGTCCCGGTCCGGCACGGGCCCGCCGTCGCCGAGCCGGCCCGGTTGGTCGCCGACCACGCCCGTATCACCGCGGACACGGGGTGGCGGCCGTGGCGCTCCGAGCCGGAGCGGATCGTCACCGACGCGTGGGAGGACCTGCGGCGCCGCGCCGACCCGTCGTCGGGATGACGACCTACGGGGGGCGCGGCCGGAGGTAGCCGGCGCCGGTGCCCCGCACCCGGGCCCCGTCGGCGACGCTGTGGCGGATGCCGTTGTAGACGAGGTCCCAGAGCTCGGGGTTGGCGTGGAGCGCGCCCGTCGGGGCCGTGGTCCGGTGCTCGTCGCGGTCGACGAGCGTGACCCAGTGCTGGCCCTGGCCGACGCCGACGACGATCTCGGTGAGCGTGTAGAGGTCGACGTGGATGCGTCCGTTCTGCAGGTAGTCGGCGCCGGCGGCGAGGTAGGTCCGGCGGATGCCGCGGACACCGAGGACGGCGAGCACCCCGAAGACCGCCCAGAGCCACCAGAAGCCG contains:
- a CDS encoding nucleoside 2-deoxyribosyltransferase, which translates into the protein MIAYVASPYGFAESTRLFYTERLLPVITRHVDVIDPWAVELPSGDDPWLALGDVHLASIADRSDLVIACLDQEPPDNGTVIEVAWAAAHGRPVIAYRNDLRQGGEEGLRYNLMIGAVVRHSGGVEVGSLDELDAALARFTDT
- a CDS encoding NAD-dependent epimerase/dehydratase family protein translates to MRVVITGAGGFVGRHVAHAFRTAGHAVSALTRAALDVTDPVAVGRAVAGADAVCHLAARVRVRESREDPAGYWRTNLDGTRAVLAACPATARVVLASTAAVYATSDAPVAADAPLDPTSPYAASKLAADLLARDLAGAGGPGVVSLRAFNVAGPGDTDPSRVLPALLSGRPFTVNGDGSAVRDYLHVADLADAFVAAVDAAEPGTWRAYPVGSGRGTSVAELVDVVGHVTGRVVPVRHGPAVAEPARLVADHARITADTGWRPWRSEPERIVTDAWEDLRRRADPSSG